Genomic window (Streptomyces yatensis):
GGCCTCGGCGGTGCGCCCCTCGGCGATCAGGGTGCGGGCCACCCCGCGGTGCATCCGGGCGATGAGCCCCGGGTCGTCCACGCTCGGGGCCAGCGCGAGCGCCAACTCGGCGGCGCGTACGGCACGGGCGTGCGCCCCCATGTCCATATAGGGCGCGATGGCCGCCGTATAGAGCAGCAGCAGTGCGTACGGATCGTGCAGCCCGGAGGCGTTGAGCTCGTCGATGGCGCTCTCCAGCAGATAGCAGGAGTAGCGCAGTTCGCCCGCGAGGAGATGGGCCACCGCCCGGCCGCGGATCGCGGGGATCCGGCGGGGCAGCGGCTCCCCGGCGAGCAGCCGCTCCACGGCCTCGAAGTGGTCGCGGGCGACGGTGAGTTCACCGGTCTCCAGCGCGCAGTCGCCGAGCCCCAGCAGGGCCGCCCCCCGCTCCTCGGCGAACCCGAGCCGCTCCGCCTCGTCGCGCACCTCCGCGAAGAGCTCGGCCGCGTCCTCGGCGGCGCCGGTGGCCAGGGCCCGCCGGGCGTCGGTGACGGCGGCGCGCAGCCGTGTGGCGTCACGGGGTGAGCGGCCGGTGGTCAGCTCCTCGTAGCTGACGCCCAGCCGGTCCGCGAGATGGCGCAGCGCGGCCTCGGAGGGGCGCACCTTCCCGGCCTCGAGGGTGGAGACATAGGCGGCGGTGTAGGCGGGTTCGGCCAGCTGCCGCTGGGTGAAGCCGCGTTCCGTACGGAGTCTGAGAACCCGGCGCCCTATCTCGGTGGTCGAATCCGCCCCCGCGGCCGCCCCCGTCACCGTTCCCGCCGTCCGCCCGTCACCGGCGCTTCTGTCGGCCACCGTGCCCTCTTCTCCCCGGCGGTAGCTTAAGCGCCGGGCTAATTTCATTTAACGTGAGGATTGAAGGATGCAGCAGGCAAGCACAGCGGTACCGGCCGGGCCGGGCGCCGTGACGACCGTCCGTCAGCCGGAACTGCTCCTCGCCGACTATCACTTCGACGTACCGCTCGA
Coding sequences:
- a CDS encoding helix-turn-helix domain-containing protein, which codes for MTGAAAGADSTTEIGRRVLRLRTERGFTQRQLAEPAYTAAYVSTLEAGKVRPSEAALRHLADRLGVSYEELTTGRSPRDATRLRAAVTDARRALATGAAEDAAELFAEVRDEAERLGFAEERGAALLGLGDCALETGELTVARDHFEAVERLLAGEPLPRRIPAIRGRAVAHLLAGELRYSCYLLESAIDELNASGLHDPYALLLLYTAAIAPYMDMGAHARAVRAAELALALAPSVDDPGLIARMHRGVARTLIAEGRTAEADASLAKAQELYEQLRIHTDLAHCHWMRGYVHAQDGNLERAERELRTARDMLASKRAALFTVQVEVELADVLRRRGRTADAEALLLPLLARTPAEGAADAPREPEAAADEVGLTADRGAVHAGGAHRLLGLIADERGDAEAAEEHYCAALSLLERTGAAGDLADLCRLLGDLLRREGRLEAAMDAYRTGLGHRAAPGTTTLGPAPAEPPM